In Streptomyces durocortorensis, a genomic segment contains:
- the pulA gene encoding pullulanase-type alpha-1,6-glucosidase yields MSRTSLRRGAVAALCVALLPVVPAASAAASPRPPSPPSDAGLAREAARHDLTREQFYFVLPDRFANGTTANDRGGLKGSRLEHGFDPTDKGFYQGGDLKGLTSKLDYIKGLGTTAIWLAPIFKNRPVQGTGKDASAGYHGYWITDFTQVDPHFGTNADLERLIDKAHAKGMKVFFDVITNHTADTVDYAEKAYGYKPKGAFPYLSKDGRPFDDRDGVRKVDQDSFPYTPVQAPGAGRKVPSWLNDPTMYHNRGDSTWAGESNEYGDFSGLDDLWTERPEVVKGMRKIYEKWVRDFDIDGFRIDTVKHVDLDFWTQWATALDAYAAERGRDDFFMFGEVYSADTEITSPYVTRGRLDSTLDFPFQDAARQFASQGAPADRLASVYANDYRYTTDKANAYEQVTFLGNHDMGRIGTFLKQDNPKADDAELLKRARLANELMFFGRGNPVIYYGDEQGFTGAGGDKDARQTLFASKTADYLDDDQLGTDRTHASDAYDTKHPVYRSIAALSKLTKKHPALRDGTQIERTAEGAEGSVYAVSRIDTRRPYEYLVASNNGTSPKEVRLATESSGMNFLTLYGGSGTIRSGADKAVTVTVPALSSVVLRADRRVGAPAAKPAITLKAPGAGATGTVEIAADVDGGQLNRVVFAAQVGNGKWQTLGSADHAPYKVTQYLDDSVKAGTPLRYKAVVVDRTGRTSSALAWTTAGQAPPPGKPVAVERDRAVVHYQRADGDYEGWQLKSGDRAAEFIGRDAFGAFAWLDLEEGADSVPYTVEKNGVADGPERTVDLSMTGQVWVEQGKDEQAVEAPEAPPQDTAKAVLNYHRPDGNYDGWGLHAWAGAKEPTDWSKPLMPARKDAYGVTFEVPLAEGATSLSYILHKGDEKDLPSDQSLDLTTYGHEVWLLGGKPGYLLPQIGGGPAPDLSKAQAQWVDADTVVWKVKATDATSQQLVYAKKGGISVVDGALSDEGRWLRLTPAALSDGQKAKFPHLKDYPAFTVDARDRDRVRESLRGQLIATQRAANGALLAATGVQTAGVLDDLYGKHAASAELGPVFRKSRPTLSVWAPTARTVSLELGGRKHPMKRDGRTGVWSVTGKKSWRGKPYRYAVTVWAPSVQKLVTNKVTDPYSTALTADSARSLVVDLTDPKLAPRGWSGLEKPAATPLRDARIQELHVRDFSITDRTARHPGEYLAFTDTRSKGMRHLKKLADSGTNYVHLLPVFDIGTIPEKKADQAKPACDLSVYAPDSEEQQACVSKAAAKDGFNWGYDPLHYTVPEGSYASDPDGTRRTVEFRRMVQGLNRAGLRTVMDVVYNHTVASGQDDKSVLDRIVPGYYQRLLEDGTVATSTCCANTAPENTMMGKLVVDSVVTWAKEYKVDGFRFDLMGHHPKDNILAVRKALDGLTPAKDGVDGKKIVLYGEGWNFGEIADDARFVQATQKNMAGTGIATFSDRARDAVRGGGPFDEDPGVQGFASGLYTDPNSSPANGTRAEQKARLLHYQDLIKVGLSGNLADYTFTDTSGRTVKGSDVDYNGVPAGYAAVPGDALAYSDAHDNETLFDTLAFKLPAGTTAAELARAQVVAMGASVLSQGPSLSQAGTDLLRSKSLDRNSYDSGDWFNALHWDCRDGNGFGRGLPPAADNQDKWPYAKPLLASAGTIAPGCAQIEGASAAYRDLLTIRSTEKEFSLSTTGQVQSALSFPLSGPAETPGVITMRLGSLAVVLNATPETATQRLAAPAGKTYALHPVQAKGADLTVKRARYDGKSATFTVPGRTVAVFTLR; encoded by the coding sequence GTGTCCCGAACCTCCCTCAGGCGAGGGGCGGTGGCCGCCCTGTGTGTGGCGCTGCTGCCCGTCGTCCCGGCGGCCTCGGCCGCCGCATCGCCCCGTCCGCCGTCCCCTCCCTCGGATGCCGGGCTCGCCCGTGAGGCGGCCCGGCACGACCTCACCCGTGAGCAGTTCTACTTCGTGCTGCCCGACCGGTTCGCCAACGGCACCACCGCCAACGACCGCGGCGGGCTGAAGGGTTCACGCCTGGAGCACGGCTTCGACCCCACCGACAAGGGCTTCTACCAGGGCGGCGACCTCAAGGGCCTGACGTCGAAGCTCGACTACATCAAGGGCCTCGGCACCACCGCCATCTGGCTGGCGCCGATCTTCAAGAACCGCCCGGTCCAGGGCACCGGCAAGGACGCCTCGGCGGGCTACCACGGCTACTGGATCACCGACTTCACCCAGGTCGACCCGCACTTCGGCACCAACGCGGACCTGGAGCGGCTGATCGACAAGGCCCACGCCAAGGGGATGAAGGTCTTCTTCGACGTCATCACCAACCACACCGCCGACACCGTCGACTACGCGGAGAAGGCCTACGGCTACAAGCCGAAGGGCGCCTTCCCCTACCTCAGCAAGGACGGCCGCCCCTTCGACGACCGCGACGGCGTCAGGAAGGTCGACCAGGACTCCTTCCCGTACACCCCGGTCCAGGCCCCGGGCGCCGGCAGGAAGGTCCCGTCCTGGCTCAACGACCCCACCATGTACCACAACCGAGGCGACTCGACCTGGGCCGGGGAGTCCAACGAGTACGGCGACTTCTCCGGCCTCGACGACCTGTGGACCGAGCGTCCCGAGGTCGTGAAGGGCATGCGGAAGATCTACGAGAAGTGGGTCCGCGACTTCGACATCGACGGCTTCCGCATCGACACCGTCAAACACGTCGACCTGGACTTCTGGACCCAGTGGGCCACCGCGCTCGACGCCTACGCGGCCGAGCGGGGCCGGGACGACTTCTTCATGTTCGGCGAGGTCTACTCCGCCGACACCGAGATCACCTCGCCCTATGTGACCCGGGGCCGTCTGGACTCCACCCTCGACTTCCCGTTCCAGGACGCCGCCCGGCAGTTCGCCTCCCAGGGCGCCCCCGCCGACCGGCTCGCCTCGGTGTACGCGAACGACTACCGCTACACCACGGACAAGGCCAACGCCTACGAGCAGGTCACCTTCCTCGGCAACCACGACATGGGCCGCATCGGGACCTTCCTCAAACAGGACAACCCGAAGGCCGACGACGCCGAGCTGCTGAAGCGGGCCCGGCTCGCCAACGAGCTGATGTTCTTCGGGCGCGGCAACCCGGTGATCTACTACGGCGACGAGCAGGGCTTCACCGGAGCGGGCGGCGACAAGGACGCCCGCCAGACCCTCTTCGCCTCGAAGACCGCCGACTACCTCGACGACGACCAGCTCGGCACCGACCGCACGCACGCTTCCGACGCGTACGACACGAAGCACCCCGTCTACCGCTCGATCGCCGCGCTCTCCAAGCTCACCAAGAAGCACCCGGCGCTGCGCGACGGCACCCAGATCGAGCGGACCGCCGAAGGGGCGGAGGGCTCGGTGTACGCCGTCTCGCGCATCGACACCAGGCGCCCTTACGAGTATCTCGTCGCCTCCAACAACGGCACCAGCCCGAAGGAGGTGCGGCTCGCCACCGAGTCGTCCGGCATGAACTTCCTTACGCTGTACGGTGGTTCAGGCACCATCCGTAGCGGCGCGGACAAGGCGGTCACCGTCACCGTGCCCGCCCTCTCCAGTGTCGTGCTCCGGGCGGACAGGCGTGTGGGCGCCCCGGCCGCCAAGCCCGCGATCACTCTGAAGGCCCCGGGCGCCGGAGCCACCGGCACGGTCGAGATCGCCGCCGACGTGGACGGCGGACAGCTCAACCGGGTCGTCTTCGCCGCCCAGGTGGGCAACGGCAAGTGGCAGACGCTCGGCAGTGCCGACCATGCCCCGTACAAGGTCACCCAGTACCTCGACGACTCGGTGAAGGCGGGAACGCCGTTGCGCTACAAGGCCGTTGTCGTCGACCGCACGGGCCGGACCTCCAGCGCCCTCGCCTGGACCACCGCCGGTCAGGCCCCGCCGCCCGGGAAGCCCGTCGCCGTCGAGCGGGACCGGGCCGTCGTCCACTACCAGCGCGCCGACGGCGACTACGAGGGCTGGCAGCTCAAGTCCGGTGACAGGGCTGCGGAGTTCATCGGGCGCGACGCGTTCGGCGCGTTCGCCTGGCTCGACCTGGAGGAGGGCGCGGACTCGGTCCCGTACACCGTCGAGAAGAACGGCGTGGCCGACGGCCCGGAGCGGACCGTCGACCTGTCCATGACCGGGCAGGTATGGGTCGAGCAGGGCAAGGACGAGCAGGCGGTCGAGGCCCCCGAGGCCCCGCCGCAGGACACCGCCAAGGCGGTCCTCAACTACCACCGCCCGGACGGGAATTACGACGGCTGGGGGCTCCACGCCTGGGCCGGGGCCAAGGAGCCCACGGACTGGTCGAAGCCGCTGATGCCGGCGAGAAAGGACGCCTACGGCGTCACCTTCGAGGTGCCGCTCGCCGAGGGGGCCACCTCGCTCAGCTACATCCTCCACAAGGGCGACGAGAAGGACCTCCCCAGCGACCAGTCCCTCGACCTCACCACCTATGGTCACGAGGTCTGGCTGCTCGGCGGCAAGCCCGGCTACCTCCTCCCGCAGATCGGCGGCGGCCCGGCCCCCGACCTGTCGAAGGCCCAGGCGCAGTGGGTCGACGCGGACACCGTCGTCTGGAAGGTGAAGGCCACCGACGCCACCAGCCAGCAGCTCGTGTACGCGAAGAAGGGCGGCATCTCCGTCGTCGACGGGGCGCTGTCCGACGAGGGCCGGTGGCTGCGGCTCACCCCGGCCGCGCTGAGCGATGGGCAGAAGGCGAAGTTCCCCCATCTGAAGGACTATCCGGCCTTCACCGTCGACGCCCGTGACCGGGACCGCGTCCGGGAGTCCCTGCGCGGCCAGCTCATCGCCACCCAGCGCGCCGCCAACGGCGCCCTGCTCGCCGCCACCGGCGTCCAGACGGCGGGCGTCCTGGACGACCTGTACGGGAAGCACGCGGCCTCCGCCGAACTCGGCCCGGTCTTCCGCAAGTCCCGGCCCACCCTCTCGGTGTGGGCCCCGACCGCCCGGACCGTCTCGCTCGAACTCGGCGGCCGTAAGCACCCGATGAAGCGCGACGGGCGCACCGGCGTCTGGTCGGTCACCGGGAAGAAGAGCTGGCGGGGCAAGCCCTACCGGTACGCCGTCACCGTCTGGGCGCCCTCCGTCCAGAAGCTGGTCACCAACAAGGTCACCGACCCCTACTCCACCGCCCTGACCGCCGACTCCGCCCGCAGCCTCGTCGTCGACCTCACCGACCCGAAGCTCGCGCCGCGCGGCTGGTCCGGCCTGGAGAAGCCCGCCGCCACCCCGCTGCGGGACGCCCGGATCCAGGAGCTGCACGTCCGTGACTTCTCGATCACGGACCGCACGGCGAGGCACCCGGGGGAGTACCTGGCCTTCACCGACACCCGCTCCAAGGGCATGCGGCACCTGAAGAAACTGGCCGACTCCGGTACGAACTACGTCCACCTGCTGCCCGTCTTCGACATCGGGACGATCCCGGAGAAGAAGGCCGACCAGGCCAAGCCCGCCTGCGACCTCTCCGTCTACGCCCCCGACTCCGAGGAGCAGCAGGCCTGCGTGAGCAAGGCCGCCGCCAAGGACGGCTTCAACTGGGGCTACGACCCCTTGCACTACACCGTCCCCGAGGGCTCGTACGCCTCCGACCCCGACGGCACCCGGCGCACGGTCGAGTTCCGGCGGATGGTCCAGGGCCTCAACCGGGCCGGGCTGCGCACGGTCATGGACGTCGTCTACAACCACACCGTCGCCTCCGGGCAGGACGACAAGTCGGTGCTCGACCGCATCGTGCCCGGCTACTACCAGCGGCTCCTGGAGGACGGCACCGTCGCCACCTCCACCTGCTGCGCCAACACCGCGCCCGAGAACACCATGATGGGCAAGCTCGTCGTGGACTCGGTCGTCACCTGGGCCAAGGAGTACAAGGTCGACGGCTTCCGCTTCGACCTGATGGGCCACCACCCGAAGGACAACATCCTCGCCGTCCGCAAGGCGCTGGACGGGCTCACGCCCGCGAAGGACGGCGTCGACGGCAAGAAGATCGTCCTGTACGGGGAGGGCTGGAACTTCGGGGAGATCGCGGACGACGCCCGCTTCGTCCAGGCCACCCAGAAGAACATGGCCGGGACCGGCATCGCGACCTTCTCCGACCGGGCCCGCGACGCCGTGCGCGGCGGCGGCCCCTTCGACGAGGACCCCGGCGTCCAGGGCTTCGCCTCCGGCCTCTACACCGATCCCAACTCCTCCCCGGCCAACGGCACCCGCGCCGAGCAGAAGGCCCGGCTGCTGCACTACCAGGACCTGATCAAGGTCGGTCTCAGCGGCAACCTCGCCGACTACACCTTCACCGACACCTCCGGGCGTACGGTCAAGGGCTCCGACGTCGACTACAACGGGGTCCCCGCCGGATACGCGGCCGTCCCCGGCGACGCACTCGCCTACTCCGACGCCCACGACAACGAGACGCTCTTCGACACCCTCGCCTTCAAGCTCCCGGCGGGGACCACGGCCGCCGAGCTGGCCAGGGCCCAGGTGGTGGCGATGGGCGCCTCCGTCCTCTCGCAGGGTCCCTCGCTCTCCCAGGCGGGCACCGACCTGCTGCGCTCCAAGTCCCTGGACCGCAACTCCTACGACAGCGGCGACTGGTTCAACGCCCTGCACTGGGACTGCCGCGACGGCAACGGCTTCGGCCGGGGCCTGCCGCCCGCCGCCGACAACCAGGACAAGTGGCCGTACGCGAAGCCGCTGCTGGCCTCGGCCGGGACGATCGCACCCGGCTGCGCCCAGATCGAGGGGGCGTCCGCCGCCTACCGCGACCTGCTCACCATCCGCAGCACCGAGAAGGAGTTCTCCCTGAGCACCACCGGCCAGGTGCAGTCGGCCCTGTCCTTCCCGCTCTCCGGTCCCGCCGAGACCCCCGGTGTGATCACCATGCGCCTGGGCAGTCTGGCCGTCGTCCTCAACGCCACCCCGGAGACCGCCACCCAGCGGCTCGCCGCACCGGCCGGGAAGACGTACGCGCTGCACCCCGTCCAGGCGAAGGGTGCGGACCTTACTGTCAAACGAGCCAGGTACGACGGGAAATCAGCCACTTTCACCGTCCCGGGACGCACGGTGGCCGTCTTCACTCTGCGCTGA
- a CDS encoding carbohydrate-binding module family 20 domain-containing protein: MARRPLSAALAFVAGAAAALVIPTGFGTAPAAQAAAPGDRDVTAVMFEWKFASIAKACTDTLGPAGYGYVQVSPPQEHIQGGQWWTSYQPVSYRIAGRLGDRAAFSAMVNTCHSAGVKVVADAVINHMAAGDGTGTGGSAYTKYDYPGLYSGSDLDDCRAEITDYNDRANVQNCELVGLADLDTGEDYVRGRIAGYLNDLLSLGVDGFRIDAAKHMPAADLANIKSRLSDPNVYWKQEAIFGAGEAVSPSEYLGTGDVQEFRYGRSLKQVFLHENLAHLKNFGEGWGFMESGKSAVFVDNHDTERVGDTLNYKNGSAYTLANVFMLAWPYGSPDVHSGYEFSDHAAGPPNGGQVNACYSDGWKCQHDWREISSMVGLRNAARGRAVTDWWDDGGDRIAFGRGDKAYVAINHEGSELTRTFQTSLPAGDYCDVQSGNGVSVDGSGRFTATVPAGTAVALHVNARTCGGGGFDPDPGDGPSGASFGVSATTQPGQNIHVTGDQAALGNWNPALAPKLDPAAYPVWKLDVNLPAGTSFAYKYVRKDGDGNVTWESGANRTATVPASGKVTLTADVWRG; the protein is encoded by the coding sequence ATGGCACGCAGACCCCTGTCCGCCGCCCTCGCCTTCGTGGCCGGCGCCGCTGCCGCCCTCGTCATCCCCACCGGATTCGGCACCGCACCCGCCGCGCAGGCCGCCGCTCCGGGCGACAGGGACGTCACGGCCGTGATGTTCGAGTGGAAGTTCGCCTCCATAGCCAAGGCCTGCACGGACACCCTCGGTCCGGCGGGCTACGGCTACGTCCAGGTCTCGCCGCCCCAGGAGCACATCCAGGGCGGCCAGTGGTGGACCTCCTACCAGCCCGTGAGCTACAGGATCGCCGGTCGCCTCGGCGACCGGGCCGCTTTCAGCGCCATGGTGAACACGTGTCACTCGGCGGGCGTGAAGGTCGTCGCGGACGCCGTCATCAATCACATGGCGGCGGGCGACGGCACCGGCACCGGAGGCTCCGCGTACACGAAGTACGACTACCCGGGCCTCTACTCCGGCAGCGACCTCGACGACTGCCGGGCGGAGATCACCGACTACAACGACCGCGCCAACGTCCAGAACTGCGAACTGGTCGGCCTCGCCGACCTGGACACCGGCGAGGACTACGTACGCGGGAGGATCGCCGGTTACCTCAACGACCTGCTCTCCCTCGGCGTCGACGGCTTCCGGATCGACGCGGCCAAGCACATGCCCGCCGCCGACCTCGCGAACATCAAGTCCCGGCTGAGCGATCCGAACGTCTACTGGAAGCAGGAGGCGATCTTCGGAGCGGGCGAGGCCGTATCGCCGTCCGAGTACCTCGGCACCGGTGACGTCCAGGAGTTCCGGTACGGGCGGAGCCTCAAGCAGGTCTTCCTCCACGAGAACCTGGCCCACCTGAAGAACTTCGGCGAGGGCTGGGGCTTCATGGAGTCCGGCAAGTCCGCCGTCTTCGTCGACAACCACGACACCGAGCGCGTCGGCGACACCCTCAACTACAAGAACGGCTCCGCCTACACCCTCGCCAACGTCTTCATGCTGGCCTGGCCCTACGGCTCCCCGGACGTCCACTCCGGCTACGAGTTCAGCGACCACGCCGCCGGACCGCCGAACGGCGGCCAGGTGAACGCCTGCTACAGCGACGGCTGGAAGTGCCAGCACGACTGGCGCGAGATCTCCTCCATGGTCGGCCTCCGCAACGCCGCACGCGGCCGGGCCGTCACCGACTGGTGGGACGACGGCGGCGACCGGATCGCCTTCGGCCGGGGCGACAAGGCGTACGTCGCCATCAACCACGAGGGCTCGGAGCTCACCCGGACCTTCCAGACCTCACTGCCCGCCGGGGACTACTGCGATGTGCAGTCCGGCAACGGGGTGAGCGTCGACGGCTCCGGCCGGTTCACCGCCACCGTCCCGGCCGGAACCGCCGTAGCCCTGCACGTCAACGCCCGGACCTGCGGGGGAGGGGGCTTTGACCCGGACCCCGGCGACGGCCCGTCCGGCGCCTCCTTCGGCGTCAGCGCCACCACCCAGCCCGGCCAGAACATCCACGTCACCGGCGACCAGGCAGCCCTCGGCAACTGGAACCCGGCCCTCGCGCCGAAGCTCGACCCGGCCGCGTACCCCGTCTGGAAGCTGGACGTGAACCTGCCCGCCGGGACCTCGTTCGCGTACAAGTACGTCCGCAAGGACGGCGACGGCAACGTCACCTGGGAGAGCGGCGCCAACCGCACCGCCACCGTCCCGGCCTCCGGGAAGGTCACGCTGACCGCCGACGTCTGGCGCGGCTGA
- a CDS encoding LacI family DNA-binding transcriptional regulator — MVDGVTLPAARATAGPRLSDIAGQAAVSEATVSRVLNGKQGVADSTRQRVLAALDILGYERPVRLRQRSAGLIGLVTPELTNPIFPAFAQSVEQVLAGHGYTPVLCTQVPGGATEDELVEQLVERGVGGIVFLSGLHADTSADPGRYAALTERGVPFVLINGYNERISAPFVSPDDNAAVRMALGHLADLGHRRIGLAIGPQRYVPSRRKRDGFVEAAVSVLGMDRSEAELLVCSTLFSVEGGQVAAGALLDAGCTGIVCGSDLMALGVVRAARGRGLEVPRDVSVVGFDDSPFIAFTDPPLTTVRQPVQAMASAAVGALLEEIGGSPVQRTEYVFQPELVVRGSTAAVRGG; from the coding sequence GTGGTGGACGGTGTGACACTGCCCGCGGCCAGGGCCACCGCCGGACCCCGCCTCTCCGACATCGCCGGACAGGCGGCGGTCAGCGAGGCCACGGTCAGCCGGGTCCTGAACGGGAAGCAGGGCGTCGCGGACTCCACGCGTCAGCGGGTGCTCGCGGCGCTCGACATCCTGGGCTACGAACGGCCCGTACGGCTGCGGCAGCGCAGCGCCGGGCTGATCGGCCTGGTGACGCCCGAACTCACCAACCCGATCTTCCCGGCGTTCGCCCAGTCCGTCGAACAGGTGCTGGCCGGGCACGGCTACACCCCCGTGCTCTGCACCCAGGTGCCCGGCGGGGCCACCGAGGACGAGCTCGTCGAGCAGCTCGTGGAGCGGGGCGTCGGCGGCATCGTCTTCCTGTCCGGGCTGCACGCGGACACCTCCGCCGACCCGGGGCGGTACGCCGCGCTCACTGAGCGCGGCGTACCGTTCGTCCTGATCAACGGCTACAACGAGCGCATCAGCGCCCCGTTCGTCTCGCCCGATGACAACGCTGCCGTGCGGATGGCCCTCGGGCACCTCGCCGATCTCGGCCACCGCCGGATCGGCCTGGCCATAGGCCCGCAGCGCTACGTCCCCTCGCGCCGCAAGCGCGACGGGTTCGTGGAGGCGGCCGTCTCCGTGCTCGGCATGGACCGCTCCGAGGCCGAACTGCTCGTCTGCTCCACGCTGTTCAGCGTCGAGGGCGGCCAGGTGGCGGCGGGCGCCCTGCTGGACGCGGGCTGCACCGGCATCGTCTGCGGCAGCGACCTGATGGCCCTCGGCGTGGTCCGCGCCGCCCGGGGGAGAGGCCTTGAGGTGCCGCGCGACGTCTCGGTCGTCGGCTTCGACGACTCGCCGTTCATCGCCTTCACCGACCCGCCGCTGACCACGGTCCGCCAGCCCGTGCAGGCGATGGCATCGGCCGCGGTGGGCGCGCTGCTGGAGGAGATCGGCGGGAGCCCGGTGCAGCGCACCGAGTACGTCTTCCAGCCGGAGCTGGTGGTACGCGGCTCGACGGCGGCGGTACGCGGCGGCTGA
- a CDS encoding glycoside hydrolase family 13 protein encodes MTQHLAAPSTGTSDDAPGHRTGWWQDAVIYQVYPRSFADGNGDGMGDLAGVTARLPHLKDLGVDAVWLSPFYASPQADAGYDVSDYRAIDPMFGNLLDADALIREAHGLGLRIIVDLVPNHSSDQHEWFKRALAEGPGSALRERYHFRPGKGANGELPPNDWESIFGGPAWTRTANPDGTPGDWYLHLFAPEQPDFNWEHPAVADEFRSILRFWLDMGVDGFRVDVAHGLVKAEGLPDLGAHDQLKLLGNEVMPFFDQDGVHEIYRSWRTILDEYPDTMGAPGPSSEGRRVTGGRIAVAEAWTPTVERTANYVRPDEMHQAFNFQYLATAWDAEELRKVIDVSLDAMRPVGAPTTWVLSNHDVTRHATRFANPAGLGTQIRTPGDRELGLRRARAASLLMLALPGSAYVYQGEELGLPDVTDLPDDARQDPSFFRAEGQDGFRDGCRVPIPWTREGSSYGFGDGGSWLPQPAGWGELSVEAQTGVEGSTLELYRAAIAARREHPGLGAGTDVEWLQAPEGVLVFARPGFVCTVNTTGTPVRIAARGRVLLASSPVTVDGAEAELPADTTVWWTV; translated from the coding sequence ATGACCCAGCACCTCGCTGCCCCCTCCACCGGCACGTCCGACGACGCCCCGGGCCACCGCACCGGCTGGTGGCAGGACGCGGTGATCTACCAGGTCTATCCACGGAGCTTCGCCGACGGCAACGGCGACGGCATGGGCGACCTCGCCGGCGTCACCGCCCGCCTGCCCCACCTGAAGGACCTGGGCGTCGACGCGGTCTGGCTCTCCCCCTTCTACGCCTCCCCGCAGGCCGACGCGGGCTACGACGTCTCCGACTACCGGGCCATCGACCCGATGTTCGGCAACCTGCTGGACGCCGACGCGCTGATCCGCGAGGCCCACGGCCTGGGCCTGCGCATCATCGTCGACCTGGTCCCCAACCACTCCTCCGACCAGCACGAGTGGTTCAAGCGCGCCCTGGCCGAGGGCCCAGGCTCCGCCCTGCGCGAGCGCTACCACTTCCGCCCGGGCAAGGGCGCCAACGGCGAACTCCCGCCCAACGACTGGGAGTCCATCTTCGGCGGCCCCGCCTGGACCCGCACGGCCAACCCGGACGGCACCCCCGGCGACTGGTACCTCCACCTCTTCGCCCCCGAACAGCCCGACTTCAACTGGGAGCACCCGGCCGTCGCCGACGAGTTCCGCTCCATCCTGCGCTTCTGGCTCGACATGGGCGTCGACGGCTTCCGGGTCGACGTCGCCCACGGCCTCGTCAAGGCCGAGGGCCTGCCCGACCTCGGGGCCCACGACCAGCTCAAGCTGCTCGGCAACGAGGTCATGCCCTTCTTCGACCAGGACGGCGTCCACGAGATCTACCGCAGCTGGCGCACCATCCTGGACGAGTACCCGGACACGATGGGGGCCCCAGGGCCTTCCTCGGAGGGGCGGCGGGTGACGGGCGGGCGGATCGCCGTCGCCGAGGCGTGGACCCCCACCGTCGAGCGCACCGCCAACTACGTGCGCCCCGACGAGATGCACCAGGCCTTCAACTTCCAGTACCTGGCGACCGCCTGGGACGCCGAGGAACTCCGCAAGGTCATCGACGTCTCGCTCGACGCGATGCGCCCCGTCGGCGCGCCCACCACCTGGGTGCTCTCCAACCACGACGTCACCCGGCACGCCACCCGCTTCGCCAACCCGGCGGGCCTGGGCACCCAGATCCGCACCCCCGGCGACCGCGAACTGGGCCTGCGCCGGGCCCGCGCCGCCAGCCTGCTGATGCTCGCCCTGCCCGGCTCCGCCTACGTCTACCAGGGCGAGGAGCTCGGCCTGCCCGACGTCACCGACCTGCCCGACGACGCCCGCCAGGACCCCTCGTTCTTCCGTGCCGAGGGCCAGGACGGCTTCCGCGACGGCTGCCGCGTCCCGATCCCGTGGACCCGCGAGGGCAGTTCGTACGGCTTCGGCGACGGCGGCAGCTGGCTCCCGCAGCCCGCAGGCTGGGGTGAGCTGTCCGTCGAGGCGCAGACCGGCGTCGAGGGCTCCACCCTGGAGCTGTACCGGGCCGCCATCGCCGCCCGCCGGGAGCACCCGGGCCTCGGCGCGGGCACCGATGTCGAATGGCTCCAGGCCCCCGAAGGCGTCCTCGTCTTCGCCCGCCCCGGCTTCGTCTGCACCGTCAACACCACCGGCACGCCCGTCCGTATCGCCGCCCGTGGCCGGGTGCTGCTCGCCAGCTCCCCGGTCACCGTGGACGGCGCCGAGGCCGAGCTGCCCGCCGACACCACGGTGTGGTGGACGGTGTGA